In Candidatus Nanopelagicales bacterium, one genomic interval encodes:
- a CDS encoding glycosyltransferase family 2 protein: protein MTADQGRRGLPVPQWWRSLVAWARSLVVSPAELVGRILLRDRPEPTREVWTESGRLWMPPNKEIEISVVMPAYNPGAGLRPAVDRLVSVMREAGVGFEAIVVNDGSTDGSMATLEGAGPEVRIVELPANRGKGGALHAGFSRARGSWVGFVDSDGDIDPAHLVRYLEVGRATGADMVYANKKHRESISASSPFRKVVSLGFSTLVSTLFTLGVNDTQTGCKLLRREVLADVLPRLRETRFAFDLELFVAASTAGYTTAIAAPVELQERMSGSSVTKSTILRTLKDALVVLARRESTQTYDRAVRPQAQVYARGVGKPRGGSGSSGNPAA from the coding sequence GTGACCGCGGATCAGGGACGGCGGGGGCTGCCGGTGCCGCAGTGGTGGCGCTCCCTCGTGGCGTGGGCGCGCAGCCTGGTGGTGTCGCCCGCCGAGCTCGTCGGCCGGATCCTGCTGCGGGACCGGCCCGAGCCGACCCGCGAGGTCTGGACCGAGTCCGGCCGGCTGTGGATGCCCCCCAACAAGGAGATCGAGATCAGCGTGGTCATGCCGGCCTACAACCCCGGGGCGGGCCTGCGCCCCGCGGTGGACCGGCTGGTGTCGGTGATGCGCGAGGCCGGGGTCGGGTTCGAGGCCATCGTGGTCAACGACGGGTCCACCGACGGGTCGATGGCGACCCTGGAGGGGGCCGGTCCGGAGGTCCGGATCGTCGAGCTGCCCGCCAACCGCGGCAAGGGCGGCGCGCTGCACGCCGGCTTCTCCCGGGCCCGCGGCTCGTGGGTCGGCTTCGTCGACTCCGACGGAGACATCGACCCCGCGCACCTGGTCCGCTACCTCGAGGTGGGCCGGGCGACGGGCGCGGACATGGTGTACGCCAACAAGAAGCACCGGGAGTCCATCTCGGCCTCATCGCCGTTCCGCAAGGTCGTGTCGCTGGGGTTCTCCACGCTGGTGTCGACGCTGTTCACCCTGGGCGTCAACGACACCCAGACCGGCTGCAAGCTGCTGCGCCGCGAGGTCCTGGCCGACGTGCTGCCCCGGCTGCGGGAGACCCGGTTCGCGTTCGACCTCGAGCTGTTCGTCGCCGCGTCGACGGCCGGCTACACGACCGCGATCGCGGCGCCGGTCGAGCTGCAGGAGCGGATGTCCGGCTCCTCGGTCACCAAGTCGACGATCCTGCGGACCCTCAAGGACGCCCTCGTCGTGCTGGCGCGCCGGGAGTCGACGCAGACCTACGACCGCGCCGTCCGCCCCCAGGCGCAGGTGTACGCCCGCGGGGTCGGCAAGCCCCGCGGCGGTTCCGGCAGCTCCGGGAACCCGGCGGCGTAG
- the pknB gene encoding Stk1 family PASTA domain-containing Ser/Thr kinase encodes MSDDTTAAGEPVRRLGDRYELGETLGRGGMAEVHEGRDLRLGRRVAVKILRPDLARDPSFQARFRREAQSAAALNHPNIVAVYDTGEDVLGVGPDAVVVPYIVMEYVDGMTLRQLLQSGRRLLPERALEITDGVLAALDYSHRHGIVHRDIKPANVMLTRTGEVKVMDFGIARALADSGQTMTQTSAVMGTAQYLSPEQARGEVVDARSDLYSTGVLLYELLTGRPPFTGDSPVSVAYQHVSEQPLPPSQVDSAVTPQIDAIVLRSLAKSPDSRYQTAAEFRADVDRAIAGSPVTAAVPAVVADPTQRMEPVAAAYGAGVAGASVHSAADEPRRSPWMWVAIVLGIAIIAGSTLLIGRFIFGTAEVAKVTVPDLSGLTVEEATTVLQGEGLRMGAQTPEISDRPTDTIIGQQPRSGEQLEQGQSVNVTVSAGKEQTTVPQLVGLSSVDDARTALEDAQLQLGSVKERDSEEPEGYVLAQSEPEGTPVEVGTRIAITVSTGQITVPNVVGQSEAQAKSDLANAGFQVQTLESQNGSVPEGTVLAQSPQAGSTASKGSLVTITVATAPPPTPTPTPTPTPTPTPTPTPTPTPTDTPTDVVSPQAADVPPSP; translated from the coding sequence GTGAGCGACGACACCACCGCCGCGGGCGAACCGGTGCGCCGGCTCGGCGACCGCTACGAGCTCGGCGAGACGCTGGGCCGCGGCGGCATGGCCGAGGTGCACGAGGGCCGCGACCTGCGGCTCGGCCGCCGGGTCGCGGTGAAGATCCTGCGCCCGGACCTGGCCCGCGACCCGTCGTTCCAGGCCCGCTTCCGCCGCGAGGCGCAGTCCGCCGCCGCCCTCAACCACCCCAACATCGTCGCCGTCTACGACACCGGCGAGGACGTGCTCGGCGTCGGACCGGACGCCGTCGTGGTCCCGTACATCGTGATGGAGTACGTCGACGGCATGACCCTGCGGCAGCTGCTGCAGAGCGGCCGGCGCCTGCTGCCCGAGCGCGCGCTGGAGATCACCGACGGCGTCCTCGCCGCGCTGGACTACTCGCACCGGCACGGCATCGTGCACCGCGACATCAAGCCGGCCAACGTGATGCTGACCCGCACCGGCGAGGTCAAGGTCATGGACTTCGGCATCGCCCGGGCGCTGGCCGACTCCGGCCAGACCATGACGCAGACGTCGGCCGTGATGGGCACCGCGCAGTACCTGTCGCCCGAGCAGGCGCGCGGCGAGGTCGTCGACGCCCGCTCCGACCTGTACTCCACCGGCGTGCTGCTGTACGAGCTGCTGACCGGCCGACCCCCGTTCACCGGCGACTCCCCGGTGTCGGTGGCCTACCAGCACGTCAGCGAGCAGCCGCTGCCGCCGTCGCAGGTGGACAGCGCGGTGACCCCCCAGATCGACGCCATCGTGCTGCGCTCGCTCGCCAAGAGCCCGGACTCCCGCTACCAGACCGCGGCGGAGTTCCGCGCCGACGTCGACCGCGCCATCGCCGGGTCACCGGTGACCGCCGCGGTCCCGGCGGTCGTCGCGGACCCGACCCAGCGGATGGAGCCGGTGGCCGCCGCGTACGGAGCGGGCGTCGCCGGCGCCTCGGTCCACTCGGCCGCCGACGAGCCACGGCGCAGCCCGTGGATGTGGGTCGCGATCGTGCTGGGCATCGCGATCATCGCCGGCTCCACGCTGCTGATCGGGCGGTTCATCTTCGGCACCGCCGAGGTCGCGAAGGTGACCGTGCCCGACCTGTCCGGCCTCACGGTCGAGGAGGCCACGACCGTGCTGCAGGGCGAGGGGCTGCGGATGGGTGCGCAGACGCCGGAGATCTCCGACCGGCCCACCGACACGATCATCGGCCAGCAGCCACGCTCGGGCGAGCAGCTGGAGCAGGGTCAGTCGGTCAACGTGACCGTGAGCGCGGGCAAGGAGCAGACGACCGTCCCGCAGCTGGTGGGGCTGTCCTCCGTGGACGACGCCCGCACGGCCCTGGAGGACGCCCAGCTGCAGCTCGGCAGCGTCAAGGAACGCGACTCCGAGGAGCCGGAGGGCTACGTGCTCGCCCAGAGCGAGCCCGAGGGCACGCCGGTCGAGGTGGGGACCCGGATCGCCATCACCGTGTCGACCGGGCAGATCACGGTGCCGAACGTGGTCGGGCAGAGCGAGGCGCAGGCCAAGTCCGACCTGGCCAACGCCGGGTTCCAGGTGCAGACGCTGGAGTCGCAGAACGGCTCGGTGCCCGAGGGCACCGTGCTGGCGCAGTCGCCGCAGGCCGGGTCGACCGCCTCGAAGGGCTCGCTGGTGACCATCACCGTCGCCACGGCGCCGCCGCCGACCCCGACACCGACACCCACGCCGACCCCGACACCGACACCCACGCCGACCCCGACACCGACACCGACGGACACGCCGACCGATGTGGTGTCGCCGCAGGCGGCGGACGTACCCCCCTCGCCGTAG
- a CDS encoding DUF881 domain-containing protein, with protein sequence MRLPGPDRWHLHPATFVTAGLLVVAGVMFAASAVAGRSGDLRPDRATGLRDLARVEAQRVADLGAEVTALQVSVDALLAADEAGPALEQARQRVEDLGMAAGTTAVIGPSVTVALDDAPKLEPGSPLEGNVTPDDLVVHQQDVQAVVNALWTGGAEAMQIMDQRVVATSAVRCVGNTLILQGRVYSPPFTVTAIGDPERLQAALDDDAGVRLYREWANVVGLGYEVTSAEGTVLPAYAGPVTTRWATAVRP encoded by the coding sequence GTGCGACTGCCCGGCCCGGACCGCTGGCACCTGCACCCCGCCACGTTCGTCACCGCCGGCCTGCTGGTCGTGGCCGGGGTGATGTTCGCCGCGAGCGCGGTCGCCGGCCGCTCGGGGGACCTGCGCCCGGACCGCGCCACCGGCCTGCGCGACCTGGCCCGCGTCGAGGCCCAGCGGGTCGCCGACCTCGGTGCCGAGGTGACCGCCCTGCAGGTCAGCGTGGACGCGCTGCTCGCCGCGGACGAGGCCGGTCCCGCGCTGGAGCAGGCGCGGCAGCGGGTCGAGGACCTGGGGATGGCGGCCGGCACGACCGCCGTGATCGGCCCGTCGGTGACGGTCGCCCTCGACGACGCACCGAAGCTGGAGCCCGGCAGCCCGCTGGAGGGCAACGTCACCCCCGACGACCTCGTCGTACACCAGCAGGACGTCCAGGCCGTCGTGAACGCGCTGTGGACCGGCGGCGCGGAGGCGATGCAGATCATGGACCAGCGGGTGGTGGCCACCAGCGCGGTGCGCTGCGTGGGCAACACGCTGATCCTGCAGGGACGGGTCTACTCCCCGCCGTTCACCGTGACCGCGATCGGCGACCCCGAGCGGCTGCAGGCCGCGCTCGACGACGACGCCGGGGTCCGGCTCTACCGCGAGTGGGCCAACGTGGTCGGCCTCGGGTACGAGGTCACCAGCGCCGAGGGGACCGTGCTGCCCGCGTACGCCGGCCCGGTCACGACCCGTTGGGCGACGGCGGTCCGACCGTGA
- a CDS encoding cell division protein CrgA encodes MPESRGRKKDVYTPPPAKTDRTPVRLGSGRWVAPTMVTLFVVGLLWIVVFYIAPDNALQSHFNAFVNVLIGFVFIGAGFVVSTRWK; translated from the coding sequence GTGCCCGAGTCCCGCGGTCGCAAGAAGGACGTCTACACCCCGCCGCCGGCGAAGACCGATCGCACGCCGGTGCGGCTCGGCTCCGGCCGCTGGGTGGCGCCGACGATGGTGACCCTGTTCGTCGTCGGGCTGCTGTGGATCGTGGTGTTCTACATCGCTCCCGACAACGCGCTGCAGAGCCACTTCAACGCGTTCGTGAACGTGCTCATCGGCTTCGTCTTCATCGGCGCCGGGTTCGTCGTCTCCACCCGCTGGAAGTAG
- a CDS encoding dihydrofolate reductase family protein, with product MSSRVVLYAAISLDGYLADPDGGVGWLDQFDPGDLGYERFLAAVGSLVMGRATYDQVRTFGEWPYPGRRTAVLTHRPLDDDVPPDVEAWDGTDPLSCLDRLNAASPGDVWIVGGAQTLRLFLDEDLVEETEVFVMPLLLRAGIPLWEQSTYGRLQRWDLVAAEAHDHGVVRLHHRRRR from the coding sequence ATGTCCTCCCGGGTCGTGCTGTACGCCGCGATCTCCCTCGACGGCTACCTCGCCGATCCCGACGGCGGCGTGGGCTGGCTGGACCAGTTCGACCCCGGCGACCTCGGCTACGAGCGCTTCCTGGCGGCCGTGGGCAGCCTGGTGATGGGTCGCGCGACGTACGACCAGGTGCGCACGTTCGGCGAGTGGCCCTACCCGGGTCGGCGCACTGCTGTCCTGACGCACCGGCCGCTCGACGACGACGTCCCCCCGGACGTCGAGGCCTGGGACGGGACCGACCCGCTGTCTTGCCTCGACCGCCTCAACGCCGCCAGCCCCGGGGACGTGTGGATCGTCGGCGGGGCGCAGACGCTGCGGCTGTTCCTCGACGAGGACCTCGTCGAGGAGACGGAGGTGTTCGTCATGCCGCTGCTGCTGCGCGCCGGCATCCCGCTGTGGGAGCAGTCGACCTACGGCCGGCTGCAGCGCTGGGACCTGGTCGCCGCCGAGGCGCACGACCACGGCGTGGTCCGGCTGCACCACCGCCGGCGGCGCTGA
- a CDS encoding response regulator: protein MAYESDGFGTTPTILVVDDSPTITTLFTQLLADTGTVIVANNGADGLRLARSEMPDLILLDVSMPGQDGFDVISELKTDPNVRHIPVMFITGEVLPEIESHCLEAGAADYIAKPVTPRVLKARSRTHLLLKQQADMLAELSFRDLLTGALNRISFDERLESESARAAATARPLALLLVGLDDLAGYGDVYGHLAGEDVLVSVADALRPLAARPGAILARTAPDEFAVLLPETTFAEAVQLADPVPATVRGLAIRYERAPAGVVTASASAAGADAPAGDAGAGLLAAAQERLARARTAGGDRAVID, encoded by the coding sequence ATGGCGTACGAGTCCGACGGGTTCGGCACGACCCCGACCATCCTGGTGGTCGACGACAGCCCCACCATCACCACGCTGTTCACCCAGCTGCTGGCGGACACCGGCACGGTGATCGTGGCCAACAACGGGGCCGACGGTCTGCGACTGGCCCGCAGCGAGATGCCCGACCTGATCCTGCTCGACGTGTCCATGCCGGGGCAGGACGGGTTCGACGTCATCAGCGAGCTGAAGACGGACCCGAACGTGCGGCACATCCCGGTCATGTTCATCACCGGAGAGGTGCTGCCGGAGATCGAGTCGCACTGCCTTGAGGCCGGGGCGGCGGACTACATCGCCAAGCCCGTGACCCCCCGGGTGCTCAAGGCGCGGTCGCGCACCCACCTGCTGCTCAAGCAGCAGGCGGACATGCTCGCCGAGCTGTCCTTCCGCGACCTGCTCACCGGGGCCCTGAACCGCATCTCCTTCGACGAGCGGCTGGAGTCGGAGTCGGCGCGGGCGGCGGCGACCGCCCGCCCGCTGGCGCTGCTGCTGGTCGGCCTGGACGACCTGGCCGGCTACGGCGACGTGTACGGCCACCTGGCCGGCGAGGACGTCCTGGTGTCGGTCGCGGACGCGCTGCGGCCGCTGGCCGCGCGGCCCGGGGCGATCCTGGCGCGCACGGCCCCGGACGAGTTCGCGGTGCTCCTGCCGGAGACCACGTTCGCCGAAGCGGTGCAGCTGGCCGACCCGGTCCCCGCGACGGTGCGCGGGCTGGCGATCCGCTACGAGCGGGCGCCCGCGGGGGTGGTGACGGCCAGCGCCTCGGCGGCCGGCGCCGACGCCCCCGCCGGGGACGCCGGGGCGGGACTGCTGGCGGCCGCGCAGGAGCGACTGGCCCGGGCCCGCACCGCCGGCGGGGACCGCGCCGTCATCGACTGA
- a CDS encoding rhomboid family intramembrane serine protease, protein MTPAAVGFQCPECVQGGQATVREARTPFGGRMVAQAKVTWTLIGINLAVFLVQLGLGINAMAGDWGMWPVGVAVGGEWWRLITSAFLHGSILHIAFNMYVLFVLGPTLERIFGHVRYLALYVLAALGGSVASYWFSDLRTVSVGASGAIFGLMGALIVAGRRLRYDVTQVLILLAINVVIGFVAPGIDWRAHLGGLVVGAIVAAILAYAPQRNRTLWQALGCLTVLAVLVIAVMVRTVQIQQLVAPLGVVLS, encoded by the coding sequence ATGACGCCGGCCGCGGTCGGGTTCCAGTGCCCGGAGTGCGTCCAGGGCGGCCAGGCGACGGTGCGCGAGGCGCGCACCCCGTTCGGCGGCCGGATGGTCGCCCAGGCGAAGGTGACCTGGACGCTCATCGGCATCAACCTCGCCGTCTTCTTGGTGCAGCTCGGCCTCGGCATCAACGCGATGGCCGGCGACTGGGGGATGTGGCCGGTCGGCGTCGCCGTGGGCGGGGAGTGGTGGCGGCTGATCACCAGCGCCTTCCTGCACGGCTCGATCCTGCACATCGCGTTCAACATGTACGTGCTGTTCGTGCTCGGCCCGACCCTGGAGCGGATCTTCGGGCACGTGCGCTACCTGGCGCTGTACGTGCTGGCCGCGCTCGGCGGCAGCGTGGCGTCGTACTGGTTCTCCGACCTGCGCACCGTCTCGGTCGGCGCCAGCGGCGCGATCTTCGGCCTGATGGGCGCGCTGATCGTGGCCGGACGTCGGCTGCGCTACGACGTGACCCAGGTCCTGATCCTGCTCGCCATCAACGTGGTCATCGGGTTCGTCGCCCCGGGCATCGACTGGCGCGCGCACCTCGGCGGCCTGGTCGTGGGCGCGATCGTGGCGGCGATCCTGGCGTACGCGCCGCAGCGCAACCGCACCCTGTGGCAGGCACTGGGGTGCCTCACCGTCCTCGCCGTCCTGGTCATCGCGGTCATGGTGCGCACGGTGCAGATCCAGCAACTGGTTGCCCCGCTCGGGGTCGTGCTGTCCTAG
- a CDS encoding thiolase family protein, whose product MSQRDAVIVGAVRTPIGVGKPAKGVLSGIHPVDLSAVALQGLVGRTGVDPALVEDVIWGCVGQVGEQAFNIGRNAALAAGFPEDVTGVTVDRQCGSSQQAAHFAAAGVVAGHYDMVVAGGVESMSRVPMFSNALGGDGPFGPMMKARYEDQLVPQGISAEMIAERWGLTRQQLDEIAVASHERAAYATAEGLFAEEIVPVETEAGPVTVDQGVRPGTTLESLAGLKTPFLDTGVVTAGNASQISDGAAALLITTSEKAAELGLTPMARFHTVALAGVDPVIMLTGPIPATDKVLGRSGLRLDEIGAFEVNEAFASVVGAWYAEIGADPKLTNANGGAIALGHPLGASGARLMTTLVHHMRRNGIRYGLQTMCEGGGMANATILELL is encoded by the coding sequence GTGAGCCAGCGCGACGCCGTCATCGTCGGAGCCGTCCGTACCCCGATCGGGGTCGGCAAGCCGGCCAAGGGGGTGCTGTCGGGGATCCACCCGGTCGACCTGTCCGCGGTGGCGCTGCAGGGCCTGGTCGGGAGGACCGGGGTCGACCCCGCGCTCGTCGAGGACGTGATCTGGGGCTGCGTCGGGCAGGTGGGCGAGCAGGCGTTCAACATCGGCCGCAACGCCGCGCTGGCCGCCGGCTTCCCCGAGGACGTGACCGGGGTGACCGTGGACCGGCAGTGCGGGTCCTCCCAGCAGGCCGCGCACTTCGCGGCCGCCGGGGTCGTGGCCGGGCACTACGACATGGTCGTCGCGGGTGGCGTGGAGTCGATGTCGCGGGTGCCGATGTTCTCCAACGCGCTCGGGGGCGACGGCCCGTTCGGCCCGATGATGAAGGCGCGCTACGAGGACCAGCTGGTGCCGCAGGGCATCTCCGCGGAGATGATCGCCGAGCGCTGGGGGCTCACCCGGCAGCAGCTCGACGAGATCGCGGTCGCGTCGCACGAGCGCGCCGCGTACGCCACCGCCGAGGGCCTGTTCGCCGAGGAGATCGTGCCGGTGGAGACGGAGGCCGGCCCGGTCACGGTGGACCAGGGCGTGCGGCCGGGGACCACCCTGGAGTCGCTGGCCGGGCTGAAGACCCCGTTCCTGGACACCGGCGTCGTGACCGCGGGCAACGCGTCGCAGATCTCCGACGGCGCCGCGGCGCTGCTCATCACCACCTCGGAGAAGGCCGCCGAGCTCGGGCTCACCCCGATGGCCCGCTTCCACACGGTGGCGCTCGCGGGTGTGGACCCGGTGATCATGCTCACCGGGCCGATCCCGGCCACCGACAAGGTGCTCGGCCGCAGCGGGCTGCGGCTGGACGAGATCGGGGCGTTCGAGGTCAACGAGGCCTTCGCGTCCGTGGTCGGGGCCTGGTACGCCGAGATCGGCGCGGACCCCAAGCTCACCAACGCCAACGGCGGCGCGATCGCCCTCGGCCACCCGCTCGGGGCGTCCGGGGCCCGGCTGATGACGACGCTGGTGCACCACATGCGCCGCAACGGCATCCGCTACGGCCTGCAGACCATGTGCGAGGGCGGCGGCATGGCCAACGCCACCATCCTCGAGCTCCTCTGA
- a CDS encoding class E sortase, which translates to MSASTADRVRLVARTLGEILITVGLVLLLLVVYQLWWTNVEADRAADQVRDEIVATWARDAEPQPQPSGSGAPTPTPTPTGPIRVPKPEAGEGFGLVYIPRLSDSVWGTPLIEGVTLPDLARGIGHYPDSAMPGQKGNFAIAGHRATNGEPLKDIDRLRVGDTVIIETQDAWYTYVLEKDQVVDPTALWVVDPVPGDPGAKPTERLITVTTCNPRWASYERWIWWGTRESVLPKWKGTPPAIEAGPDAALDARAADPAVAGATASAGVG; encoded by the coding sequence GTGAGCGCCTCCACGGCGGACCGGGTCCGCCTGGTCGCCCGCACCCTGGGCGAGATCCTCATTACCGTCGGCCTGGTCCTGCTCCTCCTGGTGGTCTACCAGCTGTGGTGGACCAACGTGGAGGCCGACCGTGCCGCGGACCAGGTCCGCGACGAGATCGTGGCCACCTGGGCCCGCGACGCCGAGCCGCAGCCGCAGCCGTCGGGGTCCGGCGCGCCGACCCCCACCCCGACGCCGACCGGGCCGATCCGGGTGCCGAAGCCGGAGGCCGGGGAGGGCTTCGGCCTGGTCTACATCCCGCGCCTGAGCGATTCGGTCTGGGGCACGCCGCTGATCGAGGGCGTCACGCTGCCGGACCTGGCGCGGGGCATCGGCCACTACCCGGACTCGGCGATGCCGGGGCAGAAGGGCAACTTCGCGATCGCCGGCCACCGGGCCACCAACGGCGAGCCGCTGAAGGACATCGACCGGCTGCGCGTGGGCGACACCGTGATCATCGAGACGCAGGACGCCTGGTACACGTACGTGCTGGAGAAGGACCAGGTCGTCGACCCCACCGCGCTGTGGGTGGTGGACCCGGTGCCGGGAGACCCCGGGGCCAAGCCCACCGAGCGACTCATCACCGTGACCACCTGCAACCCGCGCTGGGCGTCGTACGAGCGCTGGATCTGGTGGGGCACGCGGGAGTCCGTGCTGCCCAAGTGGAAGGGCACGCCGCCGGCGATCGAGGCCGGCCCGGACGCCGCCCTTGATGCGCGCGCTGCCGACCCGGCCGTCGCGGGTGCCACGGCGAGCGCAGGGGTGGGGTGA
- a CDS encoding peptidylprolyl isomerase — protein MRDVAETYATLHTSEGDIKVLLFPDQAPKTVRNFLGLAEGTQEWTDPRSGQKTTAPLYDGTIFHRVIPGFMIQGGDPLGRGTGGPGYKFGDEFHPELQFDRPYLLAMANAGPNTNGSQFFITVAPTAWLNFKHSIFGEVADQPSRDVVDRIAGTPTGAQDRPVQDVTIERVTVERSE, from the coding sequence ATGCGGGACGTGGCTGAGACCTACGCGACCCTGCACACGTCCGAGGGCGACATCAAGGTGCTCCTCTTCCCCGACCAGGCGCCGAAGACGGTCCGTAACTTCCTCGGACTGGCCGAGGGCACCCAGGAGTGGACCGACCCGCGCAGCGGGCAGAAGACCACCGCGCCGCTGTACGACGGGACGATCTTCCACCGGGTGATCCCGGGGTTCATGATCCAGGGCGGCGACCCGCTCGGCCGCGGCACCGGCGGCCCGGGCTACAAGTTCGGCGACGAGTTCCACCCCGAGCTGCAGTTCGACCGGCCGTACCTGCTGGCCATGGCCAACGCCGGGCCGAACACCAACGGCTCGCAGTTCTTCATCACCGTCGCCCCGACGGCGTGGCTGAACTTCAAGCACTCCATCTTCGGCGAGGTCGCCGACCAGCCCTCGCGTGACGTCGTGGACCGGATCGCGGGAACGCCGACCGGCGCGCAGGACCGCCCGGTGCAGGACGTCACGATCGAGCGGGTCACGGTCGAGCGGTCCGAGTGA
- a CDS encoding penicillin-binding protein 2: MSRPIRRVAALMLVLLLALLVNVTVIQTLLADDYRTRDGNQRLLLEEYSRERGPILVAADPVARSVPTDDSLRYLRRYDKGPEYASATGYYSLVYGPTGLERTENAILSGTDDRLFVDRLQQLFAGQEPRGGAVTTTLQARAQAAAWEGLQGVNGAVAAIEPTTGRILALVQSPSFDPNRLSSHDPADIRTYYDQLTRDPDKPLLNRPLVMLQPPGSTFKLVTAAAALASGRFTPDSVLPGPASYQLPGSTKELKNWSGTACGPDGQVTLREALAVSCNTAFAWLGNELGADALRDQAEAFGFDTNFEVPLRAAASRFPEDPDDAQTAMSAIGQFDVRATALQMAMVAAAAGNNGTTMSPYLVNEVRAPDLSILETATPQKFDQAMTPVNAAQLVDMMVTVVDRGTGTNAQIPGVRVGGKTGTAQTGNDRPAVAWFVGLAPAEAPEVAVAVMVEDAGVPEVSGNQLAAPIARAVMEAVLR, translated from the coding sequence GTGAGCCGCCCGATCCGGCGCGTCGCGGCGCTGATGCTGGTGCTGCTGCTGGCGCTGCTGGTCAACGTCACCGTCATCCAGACCCTGCTCGCCGACGACTACCGGACCCGCGACGGCAACCAGCGGCTGCTGCTGGAGGAGTACAGCCGCGAGCGCGGGCCGATCCTGGTCGCCGCAGACCCGGTCGCCCGCAGCGTCCCCACCGACGACTCGCTGCGCTACCTGCGCCGCTACGACAAGGGCCCCGAGTACGCGTCGGCCACCGGCTACTACTCACTGGTGTACGGCCCCACCGGGCTGGAGCGGACCGAGAACGCGATCCTGTCCGGCACCGACGACCGGCTGTTCGTGGACCGGCTGCAGCAGCTGTTCGCCGGCCAGGAACCGCGCGGCGGCGCCGTCACCACGACCCTGCAAGCACGGGCCCAGGCCGCGGCCTGGGAGGGTCTGCAGGGCGTCAACGGCGCGGTCGCCGCCATCGAGCCGACGACGGGCCGGATCCTGGCGCTGGTGCAGTCCCCGTCGTTCGACCCCAACCGGCTGTCGTCGCACGACCCGGCGGACATCCGCACCTACTACGACCAACTGACCCGCGACCCGGACAAGCCGCTGCTCAACCGGCCGCTGGTGATGCTGCAGCCGCCAGGGTCGACCTTCAAGCTCGTCACCGCGGCCGCCGCGCTCGCGTCGGGGCGCTTCACGCCCGACTCGGTGCTGCCCGGTCCGGCCAGCTACCAGCTGCCCGGGTCGACCAAGGAGCTGAAGAACTGGAGCGGCACCGCGTGCGGCCCCGACGGCCAGGTGACCCTGCGGGAGGCGCTGGCGGTGTCGTGCAACACCGCGTTCGCCTGGCTGGGCAACGAGCTCGGCGCCGACGCCCTGCGCGACCAGGCCGAGGCGTTCGGGTTCGACACCAACTTCGAGGTGCCGCTGCGCGCGGCCGCGTCCCGGTTCCCCGAGGACCCCGACGACGCCCAGACCGCGATGTCCGCGATCGGCCAGTTCGACGTACGCGCGACCGCCCTGCAGATGGCCATGGTCGCGGCGGCCGCCGGCAACAACGGCACGACGATGTCGCCGTACCTGGTCAACGAGGTGCGCGCCCCGGACCTGTCCATCCTGGAGACGGCCACGCCGCAGAAGTTCGACCAGGCGATGACGCCGGTCAACGCGGCGCAGCTGGTGGACATGATGGTCACGGTCGTGGACCGGGGAACCGGAACCAACGCCCAGATCCCCGGCGTCCGAGTCGGCGGCAAGACGGGCACCGCGCAGACCGGCAACGACCGGCCCGCGGTGGCGTGGTTCGTGGGCCTGGCCCCCGCGGAGGCGCCCGAGGTGGCCGTGGCGGTGATGGTCGAGGACGCCGGCGTGCCCGAGGTCAGCGGCAACCAGCTCGCGGCGCCCATCGCGCGGGCCGTGATGGAGGCGGTGCTCCGGTGA
- a CDS encoding aminodeoxychorismate/anthranilate synthase component II — MSARILVVDNYDSFVFNLVQYLGQLDAAVDVRRNDEVTVDEVLARTAPDAEDGYDGVLLSPGPGTPEDAGVCMDLVHAVAGRVPIFGVCLGHQAIGAVYGAEVTRAPELLHGKTSLVHHDGVGVLAGLPDPFTATRYHSLAIDPATVPDVLEVTGTTESGVIMAVRHRSLPVEGVQFHPESVLTEGGHRMLANWLVACGDAAAVDRSVGLAPVVAR; from the coding sequence GTGAGCGCCCGCATCCTCGTCGTCGACAACTACGACTCGTTCGTGTTCAACCTGGTGCAGTACCTCGGCCAGCTCGACGCCGCGGTCGACGTACGCCGCAACGACGAGGTCACCGTGGACGAGGTGCTGGCGCGTACGGCGCCCGATGCCGAGGACGGCTACGACGGCGTGCTGCTCTCACCCGGGCCCGGGACCCCGGAGGACGCCGGGGTGTGCATGGACCTGGTGCACGCGGTCGCCGGCCGGGTCCCGATCTTCGGCGTGTGCCTGGGGCACCAGGCGATCGGCGCGGTCTACGGCGCCGAGGTGACCCGGGCGCCGGAGCTGCTGCACGGCAAGACCTCGCTGGTGCACCACGACGGCGTCGGCGTGCTGGCCGGGCTGCCGGACCCGTTCACCGCCACCCGCTACCACTCGCTGGCCATCGATCCCGCCACCGTCCCGGACGTCCTCGAGGTCACCGGGACCACCGAGTCCGGCGTGATCATGGCGGTGCGACACCGCAGCCTGCCGGTGGAGGGCGTGCAGTTCCACCCCGAGTCCGTCCTCACCGAGGGCGGCCACCGGATGCTCGCCAACTGGCTGGTGGCTTGCGGCGACGCCGCTGCGGTCGACCGCTCGGTCGGTCTCGCCCCGGTCGTCGCCCGCTGA